A region of Toxorhynchites rutilus septentrionalis strain SRP chromosome 1, ASM2978413v1, whole genome shotgun sequence DNA encodes the following proteins:
- the LOC129761896 gene encoding uncharacterized protein LOC129761896 — MAFKASLYLDPRLNFLDSTVFESTNEKAEIQNFIADTWKRIRSLSPVVSSDEKEHTNAFDFNDKVDDILTKMFGGTFNTSSDNSSTFYNQIRALDTQDRQPHTFNVWKQWVARKYTHPELHSVAMVVLATPSSQVSVERAFSALAIILSDQRTGLGAETLSNILLVKLNKDLSDKVMSDLYIWNDTITEMNSNN, encoded by the exons ATGGCATTTAAGGCATCTTTATATTTGGATCCGAGGTTGAACTTCCTTGATTCTACAGTTTTTGAGTCTACTAATGAGAAAGCAGAAATTCAG AATTTTATTGCAGATACTTGGAAACGAATTCGCTCTCTAAGCCCAGTGGTGTCTTCTGATGAAAAGGAACACACGAATGCATTTGACTTTAACGACAAAGTCGATGATATATTGACCAAAATGTTTGGTGGGACATTCAATACAAGCTCTGACAATTCTTCAACTTTTTATAATCAAATAAGAGCTTTGGATACACAGGATCGTCAGCCCCATACTTTCAATGTGTGGAAACAATGGGTAGCTCGTAAATATACCCACCCGGAACTACACTCCGTAGCTATGGTTGTTTTGGCTACACCGTCCAGTCAGGTATCGGTTGAAAGAGCGTTCAGTGCATTGGCGATAATCCTTTCTGATCAGAGAACTGGTTTAGGAGCGGAAACCCTTTCTAATATTCTTCTAGTCAAATTGAACAAGGATCTTTCAGATAAGGTTATGTCAGACCTTTACATCTGGAACGACACAATCACAGAGATGAATTCAAACAACTAG